One Rubripirellula amarantea DNA segment encodes these proteins:
- a CDS encoding purine-cytosine permease family protein — translation MSDDDDAIAISSIDPEQLPVAENELHGWTHFAGLYAGEHVAATEFVIGATFVALGASTKDILIGLLIGNILAILSWTLITTPIAVQTRLSLYTYLHKIAGDSMSDLYNWANVLIFTVISAAMITVSCTAVRLLLNIPAQLEWYPSDGLFIAVVVAVGMIVVLVAMYGFNAVAEFSGLCGPWLVVMFVSGALVLFPALADAVLGSTQLTGFADFIAIGDQSIWTGINSEGQPGIGLLEVIGFAWAANTITHFGLIDMALLRYAKKSVYGLCTSAGMLFGHYIAWIAAGIMGAGTAVLMKSTIVELDPGDVAYRALGLSGYVIVIIAGWTTANANLYRAGLAAQAIFHMHSRKKVTFTVGVVTVAIACFPFVYKQILPLLTYAGLIVVPVGGIVFAEHVIFPRISLTRYWAKYKGLTHSTPAVASWVAGLVFGFGLNYLHVMSFFYLFLPTWAFTIVFYTMLASLYGARDSYPVEVAAEQKRNEAIREFQQQRARLLQRPIYDASAMTNVLRVIKWLALAITLVLALVVMFASPDMTIYERNASIFYAWGFALTITYFVSAYWVLQRTKKLNQVAI, via the coding sequence ATGAGCGACGATGATGACGCAATTGCGATCTCAAGTATTGACCCCGAGCAATTGCCGGTCGCAGAGAACGAACTGCATGGATGGACTCACTTTGCGGGATTGTATGCTGGCGAGCATGTTGCAGCGACCGAGTTTGTCATCGGAGCAACATTCGTCGCGTTAGGTGCATCCACGAAAGACATTCTGATCGGGCTATTGATCGGCAATATCCTTGCGATTCTAAGCTGGACGTTGATCACGACGCCAATCGCAGTCCAAACGCGGCTAAGTCTCTATACGTATCTGCATAAGATCGCTGGGGACTCAATGAGCGATCTCTACAACTGGGCCAACGTTCTGATCTTCACCGTCATCTCGGCGGCAATGATCACCGTTTCATGCACGGCCGTTCGGCTGCTGTTGAATATCCCGGCGCAATTGGAATGGTACCCCAGCGACGGACTATTCATCGCGGTTGTTGTTGCCGTGGGGATGATCGTCGTGCTAGTTGCGATGTATGGATTTAATGCCGTTGCTGAATTTTCAGGTCTCTGCGGTCCCTGGTTGGTTGTGATGTTCGTCAGCGGCGCATTGGTGTTGTTCCCAGCGCTCGCCGACGCAGTCCTTGGCAGCACTCAACTAACCGGGTTTGCCGACTTCATCGCGATCGGCGATCAATCGATTTGGACCGGGATTAATAGTGAAGGGCAACCCGGCATTGGATTGTTGGAAGTCATCGGGTTCGCTTGGGCAGCCAATACGATCACCCACTTTGGATTGATTGACATGGCACTCCTGCGTTACGCAAAGAAGAGCGTCTATGGACTTTGCACCAGTGCCGGCATGCTGTTTGGTCACTACATCGCCTGGATTGCTGCAGGGATCATGGGTGCAGGAACAGCGGTGCTTATGAAATCCACCATCGTCGAATTGGACCCCGGCGACGTTGCCTATCGTGCGCTGGGTTTGTCGGGATACGTGATCGTGATCATAGCGGGTTGGACGACCGCCAATGCGAACCTTTATCGCGCCGGTTTGGCAGCCCAGGCAATTTTCCACATGCACTCACGAAAGAAGGTCACCTTCACAGTGGGTGTCGTCACCGTCGCGATCGCGTGCTTCCCCTTCGTGTACAAACAAATTCTCCCGCTTCTTACCTACGCAGGTTTGATCGTGGTCCCAGTCGGTGGAATCGTGTTCGCCGAACATGTCATCTTTCCCCGCATCTCGTTGACGAGGTACTGGGCCAAGTACAAGGGTCTGACTCACAGCACTCCAGCGGTTGCGTCGTGGGTAGCTGGACTTGTATTTGGCTTCGGGCTGAACTACTTGCATGTGATGTCGTTCTTTTACCTATTCCTGCCAACCTGGGCATTTACCATCGTTTTCTACACGATGCTGGCGAGCCTTTATGGAGCCAGGGATAGCTATCCAGTCGAGGTGGCCGCCGAGCAAAAACGCAACGAGGCAATCCGAGAGTTCCAGCAGCAACGAGCGAGATTGCTGCAACGACCGATTTACGATGCCTCAGCAATGACGAATGTGCTGCGTGTCATAAAGTGGTTGGCCCTGGCAATCACACTAGTTCTGGCGTTGGTGGTGATGTTCGCTAGTCCGGACATGACAATCTACGAGCGTAATGCGTCGATTTTCTACGCGTGGGGCTTTGCCTTAACGATTACTTACTTCGTTTCCGCTTACTGGGTTTTGCAGCGAACGAAAAAACTGAACCAGGTAGCAATATGA
- a CDS encoding mannitol dehydrogenase family protein translates to MNIPISLNNKNLAQLSDDIVRPHYDRSCVTTGIVHVGIGGFHRSHEAFYTDLLLESGASSQWGICGVGLREPDRKMAKILKQQDYLYTLIVKHPDGRIETKVIGSIIDFMMGCDDPQSVIDRMAHPDTKIVSLTITEGGYNIDAETGDFDASNPDVQHDVQNATQPRLVFGFLTEALRKRRDQGLEAFTIQSCDNIQHNGDLTRKMVLGFAKLQDKDLANWIEREVSFPNAMVDRITPVTTQSDIDFLRSEFDLDDQWPVVCEPFCQWVIEDKFSAGRPEWQDVGAQFVGDVKPYEEMKLRLLNAGHSVLGILGSVFGYQTIDECVHDDLFREFLKQFYDREAAPVLDAVEGIDLDQYKATLIERFGNPNIRDNLARICLGSSSKLPVFLMPTIRKNLSSGGSIQLATLVIAAWCYYSDRHADRHGNSLEVTDELKDSLHEAAKATDQDRLSFLKVKSVFGDLANNERFADTYSEMIQRVYREPDVTKHMRSILEG, encoded by the coding sequence ATGAATATCCCAATCTCGTTGAACAATAAAAACTTGGCGCAGCTTAGCGATGATATTGTTCGTCCCCACTACGATCGTAGTTGCGTCACGACCGGGATTGTCCACGTGGGAATTGGCGGATTCCATCGTTCTCACGAAGCGTTCTACACCGACTTGCTACTCGAATCGGGAGCTTCTTCCCAGTGGGGAATTTGTGGTGTAGGCCTGCGGGAGCCCGATCGGAAGATGGCGAAGATCCTGAAACAGCAGGATTACCTCTACACGCTAATCGTTAAGCATCCTGACGGTAGGATCGAAACGAAGGTGATCGGATCCATCATTGATTTCATGATGGGATGTGATGATCCACAATCCGTCATCGATCGAATGGCTCATCCCGACACCAAGATTGTTTCGTTAACGATCACCGAAGGAGGATACAACATCGACGCCGAAACAGGTGACTTCGATGCATCGAATCCTGACGTACAGCATGACGTTCAAAACGCAACTCAACCTCGCTTGGTCTTTGGCTTTCTGACTGAAGCACTCCGAAAACGCCGCGACCAAGGTCTTGAAGCATTCACCATTCAGTCCTGTGACAACATTCAACATAACGGCGATCTGACTCGCAAAATGGTGCTCGGTTTTGCGAAACTGCAGGACAAGGACCTAGCGAACTGGATTGAACGTGAAGTCTCTTTTCCCAATGCGATGGTCGATCGGATCACTCCTGTGACCACTCAATCGGACATTGATTTCTTGCGTTCCGAGTTTGACTTGGATGACCAATGGCCGGTGGTTTGCGAACCGTTTTGCCAATGGGTGATCGAAGACAAGTTTTCGGCAGGTCGACCTGAATGGCAAGACGTAGGCGCCCAATTTGTGGGGGACGTAAAACCTTATGAAGAGATGAAACTGCGGCTACTTAACGCTGGTCACTCGGTACTGGGGATTCTTGGTAGCGTGTTCGGCTACCAAACGATTGACGAATGCGTGCATGACGATCTGTTTCGCGAGTTTCTAAAACAGTTTTACGATCGTGAAGCTGCCCCAGTCCTCGATGCAGTCGAAGGAATCGATCTGGACCAATACAAAGCAACTCTGATCGAACGATTTGGCAATCCGAACATCAGAGACAATCTCGCCCGCATCTGCCTTGGCAGCTCGAGTAAGTTGCCTGTCTTCTTGATGCCCACCATTCGGAAGAACCTTTCAAGTGGCGGGAGCATTCAGTTGGCTACGCTTGTGATCGCTGCTTGGTGCTACTACAGCGACCGTCACGCCGATCGTCACGGGAATTCACTCGAAGTCACGGACGAACTGAAAGACAGCTTGCACGAAGCAGCCAAAGCGACCGACCAAGACCGGCTGTCATTCCTGAAAGTAAAATCTGTGTTTGGTGACCTTGCGAACAACGAACGTTTCGCTGATACCTATTCCGAAATGATTCAACGGGTCTATCGTGAACCCGATGTTACCAAGCATATGCGATCTATTTTAGAAGGCTGA
- a CDS encoding PAS domain S-box protein, with the protein MAKKRTQPSSSASRSRSGDASLCQLGFGDHLDEFGIGCICIDTTSLLIRDSNSSFLGLLQLQAVDVIGSPFLKLLQQDDRQQFANDMQVVCRVQGSSITRDYSVTRKDGTTASMQFTFVYGPLAKNDSDTVSATVTDVTAQRRAEAQLALSKERFELAQQHTKMGSWELVLGEARGWWSKELYELHRMTPTAQAPSVKDFMLRIHPEDREYVAEIVKSIEEPNVTLTFTYRSDPSLGPIRVFASCVDITIRDGKQVLNGTTQDITERQQLIEALQRSEHQYRRLLETAGEGFCYVSSDGVFTGANEAAANMLGYTTEELIGKNIYDMHSIESPKTTSEILSRRARGIGDVYERKLKHRDGHDVWVLVSSTPTHDDNGVFEGVRATLIDITDRKKLEAIAKNSAVANARLEMLTRREKDVLKHVVAGRMNKVIAKKLDLSEKSVERHRSNLMKKLHVQSVAELVRISVIAEAWTKDDRPF; encoded by the coding sequence ATGGCGAAGAAAAGAACCCAACCTAGTAGCTCCGCTAGCCGATCTCGATCCGGCGATGCATCTTTATGTCAGCTCGGCTTTGGCGATCATCTCGATGAGTTTGGCATCGGTTGCATTTGCATCGACACTACTTCGTTGCTAATTCGGGACTCAAATTCCTCGTTCTTAGGATTGCTTCAATTGCAGGCGGTCGATGTAATCGGATCCCCATTCCTAAAGCTATTGCAACAGGATGACCGGCAACAATTTGCAAATGATATGCAGGTAGTTTGTAGGGTCCAAGGATCGAGCATAACTCGTGACTATTCGGTCACTCGGAAAGATGGAACCACGGCTTCGATGCAGTTTACGTTCGTTTACGGTCCGCTTGCAAAGAACGATTCCGATACGGTATCCGCGACGGTGACAGACGTTACGGCTCAACGACGAGCCGAAGCGCAACTCGCCCTTTCAAAGGAGCGATTTGAGTTAGCCCAACAACACACAAAGATGGGAAGCTGGGAATTAGTATTGGGCGAAGCCAGGGGCTGGTGGTCAAAAGAACTTTACGAGTTGCATCGAATGACTCCGACTGCCCAAGCACCTTCCGTCAAGGATTTCATGTTGCGGATCCATCCCGAGGACCGCGAGTACGTGGCTGAAATTGTAAAATCCATCGAAGAGCCAAACGTAACTCTGACGTTCACCTACCGAAGCGATCCGAGCCTTGGCCCGATAAGAGTCTTTGCTTCTTGCGTCGACATCACCATTAGAGACGGAAAGCAAGTCTTAAATGGAACCACGCAAGACATTACCGAACGCCAACAACTGATCGAGGCACTTCAACGCAGCGAACACCAGTATCGACGACTGCTCGAAACGGCGGGTGAAGGCTTCTGCTACGTCAGCTCAGATGGTGTGTTTACCGGGGCAAATGAGGCGGCTGCAAACATGCTTGGCTACACCACCGAAGAATTAATTGGCAAGAACATCTACGATATGCATTCGATAGAATCGCCCAAGACCACTAGCGAAATCCTGAGTCGACGGGCTCGCGGAATTGGGGATGTTTATGAGCGCAAGCTAAAGCATCGAGACGGTCACGACGTCTGGGTTCTGGTCTCATCGACACCAACGCATGACGACAATGGTGTCTTTGAAGGAGTCAGGGCGACGCTCATCGACATCACCGATCGCAAAAAACTTGAAGCGATTGCAAAGAATTCGGCTGTTGCGAATGCAAGGCTCGAAATGTTAACGCGACGCGAGAAAGACGTTCTCAAACATGTGGTTGCGGGTCGCATGAACAAGGTAATCGCTAAGAAACTCGACCTCAGCGAGAAGTCAGTCGAACGCCATCGCTCTAACCTTATGAAGAAACTTCATGTCCAAAGCGTCGCCGAGCTTGTCCGCATTTCAGTCATCGCAGAAGCATGGACGAAGGATGACCGGCCGTTCTAA
- a CDS encoding SDR family oxidoreductase, which produces MTSDLKGKSVLVTGANRGIGKAILEEAIQRGATKVYAAVRDVESAKPLVSEHGNKVVPVHLDLDDPASIVAAADTASDVDIVINNAGVMRTASAVSDDAIEALQFELNANVFGLLRVAKAFAPVLKANGGGTLAQLNSVASLTTFPEFATYCASKAASYSITQALRESLRDQGTHIVSVHPGPIQTDMGASAGFGDAAASPTLVAESVFDAIDQKQFFAWPDPMAEQVGAAYQSFAENVIESGMQESLG; this is translated from the coding sequence ATGACAAGTGATCTTAAGGGCAAGTCAGTACTAGTTACTGGTGCAAATCGTGGAATTGGAAAAGCTATTCTCGAAGAAGCGATCCAACGTGGTGCGACGAAAGTCTACGCTGCAGTGCGGGACGTCGAGAGTGCCAAACCTCTAGTGTCTGAACATGGTAATAAAGTTGTCCCCGTTCATCTTGATTTAGATGACCCCGCTTCCATCGTCGCTGCGGCAGACACAGCATCCGATGTGGACATCGTAATCAACAATGCTGGGGTAATGAGGACAGCATCAGCTGTTTCGGATGATGCGATTGAAGCGTTGCAGTTTGAACTCAACGCCAACGTATTTGGATTGTTGCGAGTCGCAAAAGCATTCGCGCCTGTCTTGAAAGCGAACGGTGGAGGCACATTGGCGCAACTCAACAGTGTCGCCTCGCTGACAACGTTTCCTGAGTTCGCAACCTATTGTGCGTCGAAAGCTGCTAGCTATTCCATCACTCAGGCGCTTCGAGAATCATTGAGGGACCAAGGCACGCATATTGTCAGCGTTCACCCTGGACCGATTCAGACGGACATGGGAGCGAGCGCAGGTTTCGGCGATGCAGCCGCATCACCAACGTTGGTCGCCGAATCGGTATTCGATGCCATCGATCAAAAGCAATTTTTCGCTTGGCCTGATCCAATGGCCGAACAGGTTGGCGCGGCCTACCAAAGCTTCGCGGAAAACGTTATCGAATCAGGTATGCAAGAGAGCTTGGGATAA
- a CDS encoding NADP-dependent oxidoreductase: protein MSQSNTVNRRIVLNSRPHGAPKSDNFRLEETELPELTQGNLLLRTVYLSLDPYMRGRMSDKPSYAAPVSIGEVMVGGTVCQVEQSMHPDYQEGDWVLANSGWQEYALSDGTGLMPLGRDLEHPSRSLGVLGMPGFTAYMGLLDIGQPAEGETVVVAAATGAVGSVVGQIAKLKGCRVVAVAGGPEKCKAGVETFGFDECLDHYASDFAQQLTTACPQGIDVYFESVGGKVFDAVLPLLNTKARIPICGMIAHYNDTGLPEGPDRLPMLMQTFLIKRIKAQGFIIFDDYGPRYDEFLSEMKPWVEQGKVKFMEDVVDGLENAPTAFMGLLDGKNFGKLVVKVAS, encoded by the coding sequence ATGTCTCAATCAAATACAGTCAACCGTCGTATCGTTCTAAACTCTCGGCCGCATGGTGCACCCAAGTCCGATAATTTCCGCCTTGAAGAGACAGAACTACCTGAATTGACTCAGGGTAACTTGTTACTGCGAACGGTTTACCTCTCCCTCGATCCCTACATGCGAGGGCGGATGAGCGACAAGCCGTCTTACGCGGCGCCGGTTTCGATTGGCGAAGTCATGGTGGGTGGAACAGTTTGTCAGGTTGAGCAGTCAATGCATCCAGACTATCAGGAGGGTGATTGGGTCTTAGCAAACAGCGGTTGGCAAGAATACGCTCTGTCTGATGGCACTGGTTTGATGCCACTGGGGCGAGATCTGGAACATCCATCGAGGTCGCTGGGGGTATTGGGGATGCCCGGTTTCACCGCATACATGGGACTACTTGATATCGGTCAACCTGCAGAAGGAGAAACAGTCGTGGTTGCGGCTGCTACCGGAGCGGTGGGTTCGGTGGTGGGGCAGATTGCCAAATTGAAAGGATGTCGGGTCGTGGCGGTCGCGGGAGGCCCGGAAAAATGCAAGGCTGGAGTTGAGACGTTTGGTTTTGATGAGTGTCTGGATCACTATGCCTCGGATTTTGCTCAGCAGTTGACTACCGCGTGTCCGCAAGGAATCGATGTCTACTTCGAAAGTGTTGGTGGCAAAGTTTTCGATGCTGTACTTCCGCTGTTAAACACAAAGGCACGAATTCCCATCTGTGGAATGATCGCCCATTACAACGACACCGGCTTGCCCGAGGGCCCGGATCGACTGCCGATGTTGATGCAAACGTTTCTGATAAAACGAATCAAGGCGCAAGGGTTCATCATCTTCGATGACTATGGGCCGCGCTACGATGAATTCTTGTCCGAAATGAAACCGTGGGTTGAACAAGGCAAAGTGAAGTTCATGGAAGATGTCGTCGACGGTCTCGAGAACGCACCAACGGCGTTCATGGGTTTGCTCGATGGTAAGAACTTTGGAAAACTCGTCGTAAAAGTAGCTTCTTAG
- a CDS encoding SDR family NAD(P)-dependent oxidoreductase — translation MELELNNKTALVTASTGGIGLAIASNLASEGATTIVNGRSESSVSKAMDEIRKRTPNADLIGLVADNGTSAGVAQTVEQHPQVDILINNLGIFEAVDFFDLTDEAWQEIFDINVMSGVRLARHYLKEMLDRDTGRIIFISSESGVVPAPEMPHYAMTKTAQLAVSRSLAQLTKGSSVTVNTVMPGSTMTPGVKEFVTNLFPELDYPSAERRFMSENRPTSLIQRLIAPQEIANLVTFVASPLASAINGASLRVDGGIVPTIV, via the coding sequence ATGGAATTAGAACTCAACAACAAGACAGCGTTGGTGACGGCATCAACCGGTGGCATTGGATTGGCAATCGCAAGCAACTTGGCTTCCGAGGGAGCAACGACGATCGTCAACGGCCGCAGCGAGTCGAGCGTTAGCAAAGCGATGGACGAGATTCGAAAGAGAACACCCAACGCCGACCTGATTGGACTCGTAGCTGATAATGGGACATCCGCTGGGGTGGCTCAAACCGTAGAACAGCATCCTCAAGTTGATATTCTGATCAACAATCTCGGCATTTTTGAGGCAGTCGATTTCTTTGACTTGACGGACGAAGCATGGCAGGAAATCTTCGACATCAACGTCATGAGCGGTGTGCGACTGGCGCGACACTACTTGAAGGAAATGCTTGACCGCGATACCGGACGCATCATCTTTATCAGCAGTGAATCAGGAGTAGTCCCGGCGCCCGAGATGCCTCATTATGCGATGACAAAGACCGCTCAGCTCGCCGTCTCACGCAGTTTGGCTCAGTTGACCAAGGGAAGTTCTGTTACAGTGAATACTGTCATGCCTGGTTCAACCATGACACCCGGTGTGAAGGAATTTGTCACCAATCTTTTCCCAGAGCTAGACTACCCATCGGCCGAGCGACGCTTCATGTCAGAGAATCGACCGACCTCGTTGATTCAAAGACTGATTGCCCCTCAAGAGATCGCCAACCTAGTTACGTTCGTTGCCAGCCCACTGGCGTCGGCAATCAACGGTGCTTCGCTAAGGGTCGATGGGGGCATCGTGCCGACAATCGTCTGA
- a CDS encoding carboxymuconolactone decarboxylase family protein, giving the protein MTDFTVHTIENAGDSGAMLADSKKNYGFVPNLHAVMAESPSLLEAYKQVGAIFGKTNLSETERQVIAMTNNRLNGCEYCMAAHTSIMQTAKVPDDVIEALRDGTSIDDPKLEALRVFAEKMNLQRGWIDESDIDQLLQAGYSKQTVFDVIVGTAFKVLSNYTNHIAQTPLDEPFEKNVWQAESRSAS; this is encoded by the coding sequence ATGACAGACTTTACCGTCCATACCATTGAGAACGCTGGTGATAGCGGGGCCATGTTGGCTGACAGCAAGAAAAACTACGGGTTCGTCCCGAACTTGCATGCTGTGATGGCGGAGTCACCATCATTGCTGGAAGCCTATAAGCAGGTAGGAGCAATCTTCGGCAAAACGAACCTAAGTGAAACCGAACGTCAGGTGATCGCAATGACTAACAATCGTCTGAACGGTTGCGAGTATTGCATGGCTGCTCACACTTCTATCATGCAAACAGCGAAGGTACCCGATGACGTCATCGAGGCACTCCGAGACGGCACGTCAATTGACGATCCAAAGCTTGAGGCTCTCCGCGTCTTTGCCGAGAAGATGAATCTTCAACGTGGCTGGATCGATGAAAGTGATATCGACCAACTGCTCCAGGCCGGCTACTCGAAGCAAACCGTTTTCGATGTGATTGTTGGAACCGCCTTCAAGGTGCTTTCCAATTACACAAATCATATTGCGCAGACGCCGCTCGATGAACCATTTGAGAAGAACGTTTGGCAAGCTGAGTCTCGCTCCGCAAGTTGA
- a CDS encoding L-lactate dehydrogenase, whose amino-acid sequence MKVGIVGSGFVGSTAAYALVMQGIGREIVMVDLDSARSAAEADDISHAVPFSNPLTLLPGEYADLVGSRVVIVAAGANQVPGETRLELLQRNADVFREVIPKIIEHAPGAILLIATNPVDIMTHMAGEFATACGMPLHRVIGAGTMLDTARFRTLLGQHYGIDSQHVHGYVVGEHGDSEVLTWSHVTIAGMSLEEFGKVRGVKLDDDSRSKIDQQVRGAAYRIIEGKGATYYGIGGAIAKIVDVILHDQRSILTICSRIEKMEGLPDVTISMPHLIGGDGVIAPIPLNLDQTEQRALQASAQIIRQATQSLDLSEN is encoded by the coding sequence ATGAAAGTTGGAATTGTCGGAAGCGGATTCGTCGGATCTACCGCCGCGTACGCGCTGGTCATGCAAGGAATCGGTCGAGAGATCGTGATGGTAGACTTGGATTCCGCTAGGTCGGCTGCGGAAGCCGATGACATATCGCACGCAGTTCCTTTTTCGAACCCGCTAACGTTGTTACCGGGCGAATACGCTGACTTGGTTGGCAGCCGAGTCGTGATCGTTGCTGCCGGCGCCAATCAAGTGCCTGGTGAAACAAGACTAGAACTACTGCAAAGAAACGCGGATGTATTTCGTGAAGTGATTCCTAAAATAATCGAGCATGCTCCCGGTGCCATCTTGCTGATTGCGACCAATCCGGTCGACATCATGACTCATATGGCAGGCGAGTTTGCGACTGCTTGTGGGATGCCACTTCATCGAGTTATCGGTGCGGGAACGATGCTCGACACCGCCCGTTTCCGCACTCTGCTTGGCCAACACTACGGAATCGACTCGCAACATGTGCATGGTTACGTTGTCGGCGAACACGGTGATTCCGAAGTGCTAACGTGGTCTCATGTAACGATCGCAGGCATGTCGCTTGAAGAGTTCGGTAAGGTACGCGGCGTGAAGTTAGATGACGATTCTCGCTCGAAGATAGACCAACAAGTGCGGGGAGCGGCCTATCGTATTATCGAAGGCAAGGGCGCAACCTACTACGGAATCGGTGGTGCTATTGCCAAGATAGTCGACGTGATTTTGCACGACCAACGTTCCATTTTGACGATCTGCTCGCGTATCGAAAAAATGGAAGGGCTGCCCGACGTCACCATCTCAATGCCGCACCTGATCGGTGGCGATGGCGTGATTGCCCCTATCCCGTTGAACCTGGACCAAACTGAGCAACGTGCCCTGCAAGCAAGTGCTCAAATCATTCGTCAGGCAACGCAATCACTTGATCTTTCAGAAAACTAA